One window of Pyrus communis chromosome 12, drPyrComm1.1, whole genome shotgun sequence genomic DNA carries:
- the LOC137711620 gene encoding uncharacterized protein produces MQTHFSEKKMPCSAEEALVRLFYNTSSAFHLLLLFLYLSSIFLFKLFYFVGSNPIFPRSQNGYEDYVFSDEEEEEEEEEEEEEEEDEQRQFHVPGHQYCSTINDHDLVADIIHGGESLMFLPNNNLQHHHQKCFSEDQFISARESLIIEDRPDESLHESPQGLESEHDDQGAEEIPVKDTVSVLNSVAKDRVWPTSPITIELHKSDKNGDGNCDEHNTEINRADQTHLSSDENFVVFGASQLKNKKFQVQDNKEDEIFGDSTVGSTSKSSSEWRSSINCRDSATEDPFSSSSRRSCPKWESYTVFQKYDEEMMFLDRISAQKLHETESLKSIQVCPRSISERIVHRISTATKRLPDVRHNPYHELEAAYVAQICLTWEALNWNYKNFEQKRASRSEFDPGVPGELAQKFQQFQVLLQRYVENEPYEQGRRPEIYARMRLLAPKLLQVPEYREDDDHQKDEGFGSKISSAAFLMIMEDGIRTFMNFLKTDKEKPCQKLVSFFKRKRKGSVDPTLLHLMKKVNQKKKMKIKDLRRSHKCLRKRRLKVEEEMEILMGLIDLKLVSRVLRMTDLNAEQLHWCEAKMSKVRVLDGRKYQRDSSPLFFPAQ; encoded by the exons ATGCAAACTCATTTTTCGGAGAAGAAAATGCCATGTTCAGCTGAGGAAGCACTAGTTAGGCTCTTCTACAACACCTCCTCCGCcttccacctcctcctccttttcctcTACCTCtcctccatttttcttttcaaactctTCTACTTTGTTGGTAGCAACCCTATTTTCCCAAG AAGCCAGAATGGATACGAAGACTACGTGTTTTcggacgaagaagaagaggaggaggaggaggaggaggaggaggaagaagaagacgaacaAAGGCAGTTTCATGTTCCTGGTCACCAATACTGCAGTACCATAAATGATCATGATCTGGTGGCTGACATCATTCACGGCGGCGAATCACTGATGTTTTTGCCTAACAATAACCTTCAGCATCATCATCAAAAATGTTTTTCGGAAGACCAATTCATTAGCGCACGGGAGAGCTTAATAATTGAAGACCGCCCGGATGAATCTTTGCATGAGTCACCACAAGGTTTAGAATCTGAACATGACGATCAAGGTGCGGAGGAAATCCCCGTGAAAGATACAGTTTCAGTTCTCAATTCTGTTGCGAAGGATCGTGTGTGGCCCACATCTCCGATAACTATAGAGCTACATAAAAGTGACAAAAATGGTGACG GTAATTGTGATGAACATAATACTGAAATCAATAGGGCAGATCAGACGCATTTATCCAGTGACGAAAATTTTGTGGTTTTCGGGGCATCACAATTGAAGAACAAGAAGTTCCAAGTTCAAGACAATAAAGAGGATGAAATTTTTGGTGACTCAACTGTTGGATCAACTTCTAAGAGCTCTTCTGAATGGAGAAGCTCAATTAATTGCAGGGATTCTGCCACTGAAGATCCCTTTTCTTCCTCATCCCGGCGAAGCTGCCCCAAATGGGAGTCTTACACAGTCTTCCAAAAGTATGATGAAGAAATGATGTTCCTAGACAGAATTAGTGCCCAAAAGCTCCATGAAACag aatCACTTAAGTCTATTCAAGTTTGTCCAAGATCAATTTCGGAAAGGATTGTTCATAGAATCTCTACGGCAACAAAAAGGCTGCCTGATGTACGTCACAACCCTTATCATGAGCTGGAGGCTGCTTATGTTGCACAAATTTGCTTAACATGGGAAGCACTTAATTGGAACTACAAGAATTTTGAGCAAAAAAGGGCATCACGAAGTGAGTTTGATCCCGGCGTTCCTGGCGAATTAGCACAGAAATTTCAGCAATTTCAAGTGCTTCTACAAAGATAtgtagagaatgagccttatgaGCAAGGCAGGAGGCCAGAGATTTATGCTAGGATGAGGCTTTTGGCACCAAAGTTACTTCAAGTGCCAGAATATCGAG AAGACGATGACCATCAAAAGGATGAAGGTTTTGGCTCAAAAATTTCGTCAGCTGCATTTTTAATGATAATGGAAGACGGAATCCGAACGTTCATGAATTTTCTCAAGACTGATAAGGAAAAACCCTGCCAGAAATTAGTATCcttcttcaaaagaaaacgaaaaggtTCAGTTGATCCCACTCTTCTCCATCTGATGAAGAAAGTTAATCAAAAG aagaagatgaaaatcaAAGATCTTCGACGTTCCCACAAATGCCTGAGAAAGCGAAGGTTGAAGGTGGAGGAAGAGATGGAGATACTGATGGGTCTGATTGACCTAAAACTGGTATCTAGGGTTTTGAGAATGACCGACCTAAATGCAGAACAATTGCATTGGTGCGAAGCAAAGATGAGCAAAGTGCGAGTTCTGGATGGGAGAAAATACCAAAGAGATTCCTCCCCACTTTTCTTCCCAGCACAATGA
- the LOC137711740 gene encoding protein CUP-SHAPED COTYLEDON 1-like translates to MQESLPPGFRFHPTDEELITHYLCPKVSDVSFTSKAVADVDLNKCEPWDLPGKASMGEKEWYFFNLRDRKYPTGLRTNRATEAGYWKTTGKDKEIHRTGVLVGMKKTLVFYKGRAPRGEKSNWVMHEYRLENKHPFNSSKEEWVVCRVFQKSISALKKPQQATTSSHQQPSTESPCDDTNSIVNEFGDIELPNLNSNINANSSSGFSNNISSPPSYYSNIIDHSKNNINDVTNMSLNMNWAATAAREAAANAVSWPSSLLSPSNLSVNSLLLRALHLRSSTNNNGSNFQPRDTNHGQATAGTSTLDYSSYNNMQQQGMMPSMSHHIGSSTTMDHINSNFQASSSSIKDQMMESMPPQQHSEQPFNLDSIW, encoded by the exons ATGCAAGAGAGTCTTCCTCCAGGTTTCAGATTCCATCCTACAGATGAAGAACTGATAACGCACTATTTGTGCCCCAAGGTTTCTGATGTTAGTTTCACGTCGAAAGCTGTAGCAGACGTTGATCTCAATAAGTGTGAACCTTGGGACCTCCCag GCAAGGCTTCGATGGGAGAGAAAGAATGGTACTTCTTCAACCTGAGAGACCGAAAATATCCAACTGGGCTTCGAACCAACCGAGCCACGGAAGCCGGGTACTGGAAAACAACTGGGAAAGACAAGGAAATACATCGTACAGGTGTACTGGTTGGGATGAAGAAAACCCTAGTTTTCTACAAGGGCAGAGCTCCTAGGGGTGAGAAAAGCAATTGGGTCATGCATGAATACAGATTAGAAAACAAGCATCCTTTCAATTCCTCAAAG GAAGAATGGGTGGTTTGCAGAGTTTTCCAAAAGAGCATTAGTGCATTGAAAAAGCCACAGCAAGCAACCACATCCTCCCATCAGCAGCCGTCGACAGAATCTCCATGCGACGATACGAACTCAATAGTTAATGAATTCGGCGACATCGAGCTGCCAAACCTAAACAGCAATATTAACGCAAATTCATCCAGCGGGTTCAGCAACAACATTTCCTCACCCCCAAGCTATTACAGCAATATTATTGATCATAGCAAGAACAACATTAACGACGTTACCAACATGAGTTTGAACATGAATTGGGCAGCAACAGCGGCGAGAGAGGCAGCCGCGAACGCTGTTTCATGGCCGTCAAGCTTGTTAAGTCCCTCAAATCTTTCGGTGAATTCGTTGCTTCTTAGGGCATTACATCTTAGGAGTAGTACTAATAATAACGGTAGTAATTTTCAACCAAGAGATACTAATCATGGTCAAGCTACAGCAGGCACTAGTACTCTAGATTACTCATCATATAATAATATGCAGCAGCAAGGAATGATGCCGTCAATGTCTCATCACATTGGATCCAGTACTACTATGGATcatataaattcaaattttcaagctTCTTCGTCGAGTATTAAAGATCAGATGATGGAATCGATGCCACCACAACAACATTCGGAGCAACCATTCAATTTGGACTCCATTTGGTGA
- the LOC137710558 gene encoding cleavage stimulating factor 64-like, whose protein sequence is MAGKQLAGDGRLANVAGMSKNQLYNIMSQMKNLIEQNHQRARQILFQNPDLTKALFQIPSIQPPTSHNSQQSTQPTQQPNSSLVAWSSWFTRPNRAIAGPSSSEKAIPKPTGNA, encoded by the exons ATGGCGGGAAAGCAACTCGCCGGCGACGGCCGACTGGCTAACGTCGCGGGAATGTCGAAGAACCAGCTTTACAACATCATGTCTCAAATGAAG AATTTGATAGAACAGAACCATCAGCGGGCGAGGCAGATCCTTTTTCAGAATCCAGACCTCACCAAAGCTCTTTTCCAG ATTCCCAGCATTCAGCCACCGACATCACATAATTCTCAGCAGTCGACACAACCaactcagcaaccaaacagctCCCTCGTTGCCTGGTCAAGTTGGTTTACACGACCAAACAGGGCCATCGCAGGTCCAAGCTCCTCCGAGAAAGCAATACCAAAACCAACCGGCAATGCCTAG
- the LOC137710557 gene encoding CRM-domain containing factor CFM3, chloroplastic/mitochondrial-like codes for MAFTTAKISEMPLRNSLPLTSHSPSSLSLLFSAPKPSFRIVKTFSSSVRTTEHGGNPNAKPPQHKSRPASPAPWLNKWPNRSSPAELPRQNVNDKVKESQGREKDGKADSTRYFDKDKGQNAIERIVFRLRNLGLGSDDEGEDDGIGLDSQDSVPVASGEEKLGDLLQREWVRPDYVLEEEKSANEVALPWEKEEEEEVNDKEEVKGLRKRRGKAPSLAELTIEDEELKRLRRMGMVLRERISVPKAGITQAVLEKIHDTWRKTELVRLKFHEVLALDMKTAHEIVERRTGGLVLWRSGSVMVVYRGSNYKGPSQSQTVDGERGGLFIPDVSSAETLVTRSGNDATSGPDNTEQALKIPERVHNMTEEEAEFHSLLDDLGPRFEEWWGTGVLPVDADLLPKTIPGYKTPFRLLPTGMRSRLTNAEMTTLRKLAKSLPCHFALGRNRNHQGLALAIIKLWEKSSVAKIAVKRGIQNTNNKLMAEEIKNLTGGVLLLRNKYYIVIYRGKDFLPTSVAAALAERQELTKQVQDVEEKMRIKAIDAASTGAVEGQALAGTLAEFYEAQARWGREISAEERERMIEEDSRAKNAKLVRRIEHKLGVAQAKKLRAEKLLSKIESLMLPAGPDYDQETITDEERVMFRRVGLRMKAYLPLGIRGVFDGVVENMHLHWKHRELVKLISKQKTLAFVEDTARLLEYESGGILVAIERVPKGYALIYYRGKNYRRPITLRPRNLLTKAKALKRSVAMQRHEALSQHISELEKNIEQMKSQVGISEDDVDESSWSSRDPEQIHRALELVQSEDENEDEDEDEDSYVDSDVSDNDEDSDWENED; via the exons ATGGCCTTCACAACCGCGAAAATTTCCGAAATGCCACTGAGGAACTCACTCCCACTCACCTCTCACTCGCCCTCCTCTCTCAGCCTCCTCTTCTCGGCCCCAAAACCGTCATTTCGCATCGTCAAAACATTCTCCTCCTCCGTCAGAACCACCGAGCACGGCGGAAATCCGAACGCTAAACCCCCGCAGCACAAATCCAGACCCGCCTCGCCCGCTCCTTGGCTCAACAAGTGGCCCAATCGCAGCTCTCCCGCCGAATTACCCCGCCAGAATGTCAACGACAAGGTCAAAGAGTCGCAGGGACGAGAGAAAGATGGCAAGGCGGATTCGACTCGGTACTTTGACAAGGATAAAGGCCAGAACGCGATTGAGAGAATCGTGTTCCGGTTGCGGAACTTAGGGTTAGGGTCGGACGATGAGGGGGAAGACGATGGAATCGGATTGGACAGTCAGGATTCAGTGCCGGTGGCAAGCGGAGAGGAGAAGCTCGGGGATTTGTTGCAGCGGGAGTGGGTCCGGCCGGATTATGTattggaggaggagaagagcgCTAATGAGGTGGCATTGCCGTgggagaaagaggaggaggaggaggtgaatGACAAGGAGGAGGTGAAGGGgttgaggaagaggagagggaaAGCTCCGTCCTTGGCGGAATTGACAATTGAGGACGAGGAGCTGAAGCGGCTGAGGAGAATGGGGATGGTGCTTAGGGAAAGGATCAGTGTGCCCAAGGCCGGGATCACCCAGGCGGTGCTAGAGAAGATTCACGATACATGGAGAAAGACGGAGCTGGTGAGGCTCAAGTTCCATGAGGTGCTGGCATTGGACATGAAGACGGCTCACGAGATTGTTGAG CGTCGAACAGGAGGGTTAGTTTTATGGCGATCAGGAAGTGTCATGGTTGTGTACCGAGGGAGTAACTACAAAGGACCTTCTCAATCCCAAACTGTTGATGGGGAAAGGGGTGGTCTTTTTATCCCAGATGTTTCTTCAGCTGAAACATTGGTGACGAGAAGTGGCAACGATGCAACTTCAGGTCCAGATAACACTGAGCAAGCATTGAAAATTCCAGAGCGTGTTCATAACATGACGGAGGAGGAAGCTGAGTTTCACAGCCTATTGGATGATTTAGGTCCACGTTTCGAAGAGTGGTGGGGTACAGGAGTACTTCCTGTTGATGCTGATTTGCTTCCCAAAACAATTCCTGGCTACAAAACACCTTTCAGGCTTCTCCCTACGGGGATGCGATCAAGGCTGACTAATGCAGAGATGACTACCTTACGGAAACTTGCCAAGTCGCTTCCTTGTCATTTTGCCCTTG GGAGAAATAGAAACCATCAAGGGTTGGCATTGGCTATTATTAAACTTTGGGAGAAAAGCTCTGTTGCAAAGATTGCTGTCAAACGAGGTATCCAGAATACAAACAACAAGTTGATGGCTGAGGAGATAAAG AATTTAACAGGTGGCGTTTTACTGCTCAGAAACAAATATTACATTGTCATTTACCGTGGAAAGGACTTTCTTCCAACAAGTGTGGCTGCTGCTCTGGCTGAAAGACAGGAACTAACGAAACAGGTTCAAGATGTTGAAGAGAAAATGCGGATTAAAGCAATAGATGCGGCTTCTACAGGTGCAGTGGAAGGACAGGCACTTGCAGGGACTTTGGCTGAGTTTTATGAGGCTCAAGCTCGTTGGGGAAGAGAAATATCTGCTGAAGAACGGGAAAGGATGATTGAAGAAGATTCGAGAGCTAAGAATGCTAAGCTTGTCCGACGAATCGAGCATAAACTAGGTGTT GCCCAAGCCAAAAAGCTAAGAGCAGAGAAACTCCTGTCCAAGATAGAATCATTAATGCTTCCTGCGGGTCCCGATTATGATCAGGAAACAATCACTGATGAGGAACGGGTTATGTTTCGCCGGGTTGGTTTGAGAATGAAAGCGTACTTGCCTCTTG GCATACGTGGTGTCTTTGATGGTGTCGTCGAAAACATGCATTTGCATTGGAAGCACAGAGAACTAGTGAAATTAATAAGCAAGCAAAAGACTCTTGCTTTTGTTGAAGATACAGCTAGGTTATTGGAATATGAGAGTGGTGGTATACTTGTGGCGATAGAAAGAGTTCCAAAGGGATATGCTCTCATTTACTATCGGGGAAAGAATTATCGGCGACCCATTACCTTGAGGCCAAGGAACCTTCTAACTAAGGCTAAAGCATTAAAACGATCAGTGGCCATGCAACGCCATGAG GCTCTCAGTCAGCACATATCTGAACTAGAGAAGAACATAGAGCAAATGAAATCTCAAGTT GGTATTTCTGAAGATGATGTAGATGAGAGTTCCTGGAGCTCGAGAGATCCCGAGCAGATTCATCGTGCGTTGGAATTAGTCCAA AGCGAGGACGAaaatgaggatgaggatgaagatgaagattcATACGTGGATTCAGATGTTAGTGACAATGATGAAGATTCTGATTGGGAAAACGAAGATTAA
- the LOC137710913 gene encoding uncharacterized protein isoform X1 has product MPAQMNRRKGRRLSFEDAVEFFNYVMAEKPFLPFLIPLVLFAWAFERWVFSFSNWVPLAVAVWATVQYGNYQRRILVEDLNKQWKRVILNTSPITPLEHCEWLNKLVMEIWPNYMNPKLSIRFSSIVEKRLKHRKSRLIEKVELLEFSLGSSPPSLGLHGTRWSTSGDQRLMRLGFDWDTNDMSILLQAKLAKPLMGTARIVINSLHIKGDLLLMPVLNGKSILYSFLSAPEVRIGIAFGSGGSQSLPATELPGVSSWLVKIFTDTLVKTMVEPRRRCHTMPAVNLRKKAVGGIIYVTVISASKLSRNGLKGSPSRKQFERSSDEQFVDKDLRTFVEVELEELTRKTGVSLGSNPGWNSKFNMVLHEETGNLRFHLYECTPNNVKYDYLASCEIKVKYVEDDSTIFWAVGPHSGVIAKHAEFCGKEVELVVPFEGVNSGELTVKLVLKEWQFSDGSHVDNSLLTSQRSLFGSSNFLPRTGRKVNISVMEGKDLISKDRYGKCGPYVKLQYGKILQRTRTAHALNPVWNQKFEFDEIGEGEYLMIKCFNEDTFGDDNIGSARVNLEGLVEGLVRDVWIPLEKVNSGELRLQIEAVRVEGSDGSRGSAKGSDNGWVELVLIEGKDLIAADIRGTSDPYVKVQYGNLKKQTKVMYKTLNPQWHQTLEFPDDGSPLFLHVKDHNALLPSSSIGDCVVEYQRLLPNQTADKWIPLQNVIRGEIHVQVTRRVPGLEKRSSFDSEPSINKAHKISSEMKQTMMKFQSLIEDGNIEGLSTAMSELEALEDTQEGYMLQLETEQVLLLNKIKELGQEILNSSPSSSRRSSGI; this is encoded by the exons ATGCCTGCTCAGATGAATAGAAGGAAGGGGAGGAGGTTGAGCTTTGAGGATGCAGTGGAGTTCTTCAACTATGTGATGGCAGAGAAGCCTTTTCTGCCATTTTTGATACCTCTGGTTTTGTTTGCCTGGGCTTTTGAGAGATGGGTTTTCTCCTTCTCCAACTGGGTCCCACTTGCTGTTGCTGTTTGGGCAACCGTACAG TACGGGAACTATCAACGTCGGATACTTGTTGAAGACCTGAACAAGCAATGGAAGAGAGTGATACTGAACACCTCG CCTATAACTCCTCTGGAACACTGCGAATGGCTGAATAAGCTGGTGATGGAAATATGGCCCAACTATATGAACCCGAAGCTATCAATAAGGTTTTCGTCCATTGTTGAG AAACGGTTGAAGCACAGAAAATCAAGGCTTATA GAAAAAGTTGAATTGCTGGAGTTTTCACTAGGTTCATCCCCGCCTAGCTTGGGCCTTCATGGGACACGTTGGTCAACTTCAGGTGATCAG CGGCTTATGCGTTTGGGTTTTGACTGGGATACAAATGATATGAGTATTTTGTTGCAAGCAAAGCTTGCCAAGCCATTGATGGGGACAGCACGGATTGTTATAAATAGTCTTCACATCAAAGGCGAC CTTCTGCTGATGCCGGTCTTGAATGGGAAATCAATTTTGTACTCATTTCTGTCAGCTCCGGAAGTGAGGATAGGAATTGCCTTTGGAAGTGGTGGAAGCCAGTCACTGCCTGCTACAGAGCTTCCAGGCGTTTCTTCTTGGCTG GTTAAAATTTTCACTGACACCTTAGTTAAGACGATGGTTGAACCTCGCCGACGTTGTCACACTATGCCAGCTGTAAACCTAAGGAAAAAGGCCGTTGGAGGAATTATATACGTGACTGTCATTTCAGCAAGTAAACTTTCAAGGAATGGTTTGAAAGGAAGCCCGTCCAGAAAGCAGTTCGAGAGAAGTTCAGATGAGCAGTTTGTTGATAAAGATCTGCGGACATTTGTggaagttgaacttgaagagtTAACTAGAAAAACAGGTGTGAGTTTGGGTTCAAACCCTGGCTGGAATTCTAAGTTTAATATGGTGTTACATGAAGAAACAGGAAATCTTCGATTTCATCTTTATGAGTGTACGCCAAACAATGTGAAGTATGACTATCTGGCGAGCTGTGAAATTAAG GTGAAGTATGTTGAGGATGATTCAACGATATTCTGGGCAGTAGGACCTCATTCTGGTGTGATAGCAAAACATGCTGAGTTTTgtggaaaagaagttgaattGGTCGTTCCATTTGAGGGGGTCAATTCGGGGGAG TTGACGGTGAAGCTTGTCCTAAAAGAATGGCAATTCTCTGATGGTTCACATGTAGACAACTCTCTTCTTACCTCCCAAAGGTCACTGTTTGGGTCATCAAATTTTCTACCTAGAACCGGAAGGAAAGTTAACATATCTGTTATGGAAGGAAAAGATCTCATCTCAAAAGACAGATATGGAAAGTGCGGTCCATATGTTAAACTGCAATATGGAAAG ATTCTCCAGAGAACAAGGACTGCTCATGCTTTGAATCCCGTCTGGAATCAGAAGTTTGAATTTGATGAGATTGGAGAAGGTGAATACCTGATGATAAAATGCTTCAATGAAGACACATTTGGCGATGACAACATTGGCAGCGCACGAGTTAATTTAGAGGGACTGGTTGAAGGGTTAGTCAGGGATGTGTGGATCCCCCTAGAAAAAGTGAATTCCGGAGAACTAAGGCTTCAAATAGAAGCAGTCAGAGTTGAAGGCTCTGACGGGTCAAGG GGTTCGGCAAAGGGTTCAGATAATGGCTGGGTTGAACTTGTTCTCATCGAAGGAAAAGACCTTATTGCTGCTGATATCAGAGGCACAAGTGATCCATATGTGAAGGTTCAATACGGGAActtgaagaaacaaacaaag GTTATGTACAAAACTCTGAATCCCCAATGGCATCAAACCTTGGAATTCCCCGATGACGGCAGCCCCCTTTTCTTGCATGTTAAAGACCACAATGCCTTGTTACCATCATCAAGTATAGGTGATTGCGTCGTGGAATATCAGAGATTGCTTCCAAACCAGACGGCAGACAAGTGGATCCCCCTTCAGAATGTAATAAGGGGGGAGATCCATGTTCAGGTCACGCGAAGAGTCCCGGGGTTGGAGAAAAGATCAAGTTTCGATTCTGAACCATCCATAAACAAAGCACACAAAATTTCCAGTGAG ATGAAACAAACGATGATGAAGTTTCAGTCTCTGATCGAGGACGGAAATATTGAAGGGCTCTCAACGGCTATGAGCGAGCTAGAAGCCCTAGAGGATACGCAAGAAGGGTACATGCTTCAGCTCGAGACCGAGCAAGTACTACTTCTTAACAAGATAAAGGAGCTTGGTCAGGAAATCCTGAACTCATCTCCTTCCAGTAGCAGAAGATCTTCCGGAATCTGA
- the LOC137710913 gene encoding uncharacterized protein isoform X2 — MPAQMNRRKGRRLSFEDAVEFFNYVMAEKPFLPFLIPLVLFAWAFERWVFSFSNWVPLAVAVWATVQYGNYQRRILVEDLNKQWKRVILNTSPITPLEHCEWLNKLVMEIWPNYMNPKLSIRFSSIVEKRLKHRKSRLIEKVELLEFSLGSSPPSLGLHGTRWSTSGDQRLMRLGFDWDTNDMSILLQAKLAKPLMGTARIVINSLHIKGDLLLMPVLNGKSILYSFLSAPEVRIGIAFGSGGSQSLPATELPGVSSWLVKIFTDTLVKTMVEPRRRCHTMPAVNLRKKAVGGIIYVTVISASKLSRNGLKGSPSRKQFERSSDEQFVDKDLRTFVEVELEELTRKTGVSLGSNPGWNSKFNMVLHEETGNLRFHLYECTPNNVKYDYLASCEIKVKYVEDDSTIFWAVGPHSGVIAKHAEFCGKEVELVVPFEGVNSGELTVKLVLKEWQFSDGSHVDNSLLTSQRSLFGSSNFLPRTGRKVNISVMEGKDLISKDRYGKCGPYVKLQYGKRTRTAHALNPVWNQKFEFDEIGEGEYLMIKCFNEDTFGDDNIGSARVNLEGLVEGLVRDVWIPLEKVNSGELRLQIEAVRVEGSDGSRGSAKGSDNGWVELVLIEGKDLIAADIRGTSDPYVKVQYGNLKKQTKVMYKTLNPQWHQTLEFPDDGSPLFLHVKDHNALLPSSSIGDCVVEYQRLLPNQTADKWIPLQNVIRGEIHVQVTRRVPGLEKRSSFDSEPSINKAHKISSEMKQTMMKFQSLIEDGNIEGLSTAMSELEALEDTQEGYMLQLETEQVLLLNKIKELGQEILNSSPSSSRRSSGI, encoded by the exons ATGCCTGCTCAGATGAATAGAAGGAAGGGGAGGAGGTTGAGCTTTGAGGATGCAGTGGAGTTCTTCAACTATGTGATGGCAGAGAAGCCTTTTCTGCCATTTTTGATACCTCTGGTTTTGTTTGCCTGGGCTTTTGAGAGATGGGTTTTCTCCTTCTCCAACTGGGTCCCACTTGCTGTTGCTGTTTGGGCAACCGTACAG TACGGGAACTATCAACGTCGGATACTTGTTGAAGACCTGAACAAGCAATGGAAGAGAGTGATACTGAACACCTCG CCTATAACTCCTCTGGAACACTGCGAATGGCTGAATAAGCTGGTGATGGAAATATGGCCCAACTATATGAACCCGAAGCTATCAATAAGGTTTTCGTCCATTGTTGAG AAACGGTTGAAGCACAGAAAATCAAGGCTTATA GAAAAAGTTGAATTGCTGGAGTTTTCACTAGGTTCATCCCCGCCTAGCTTGGGCCTTCATGGGACACGTTGGTCAACTTCAGGTGATCAG CGGCTTATGCGTTTGGGTTTTGACTGGGATACAAATGATATGAGTATTTTGTTGCAAGCAAAGCTTGCCAAGCCATTGATGGGGACAGCACGGATTGTTATAAATAGTCTTCACATCAAAGGCGAC CTTCTGCTGATGCCGGTCTTGAATGGGAAATCAATTTTGTACTCATTTCTGTCAGCTCCGGAAGTGAGGATAGGAATTGCCTTTGGAAGTGGTGGAAGCCAGTCACTGCCTGCTACAGAGCTTCCAGGCGTTTCTTCTTGGCTG GTTAAAATTTTCACTGACACCTTAGTTAAGACGATGGTTGAACCTCGCCGACGTTGTCACACTATGCCAGCTGTAAACCTAAGGAAAAAGGCCGTTGGAGGAATTATATACGTGACTGTCATTTCAGCAAGTAAACTTTCAAGGAATGGTTTGAAAGGAAGCCCGTCCAGAAAGCAGTTCGAGAGAAGTTCAGATGAGCAGTTTGTTGATAAAGATCTGCGGACATTTGTggaagttgaacttgaagagtTAACTAGAAAAACAGGTGTGAGTTTGGGTTCAAACCCTGGCTGGAATTCTAAGTTTAATATGGTGTTACATGAAGAAACAGGAAATCTTCGATTTCATCTTTATGAGTGTACGCCAAACAATGTGAAGTATGACTATCTGGCGAGCTGTGAAATTAAG GTGAAGTATGTTGAGGATGATTCAACGATATTCTGGGCAGTAGGACCTCATTCTGGTGTGATAGCAAAACATGCTGAGTTTTgtggaaaagaagttgaattGGTCGTTCCATTTGAGGGGGTCAATTCGGGGGAG TTGACGGTGAAGCTTGTCCTAAAAGAATGGCAATTCTCTGATGGTTCACATGTAGACAACTCTCTTCTTACCTCCCAAAGGTCACTGTTTGGGTCATCAAATTTTCTACCTAGAACCGGAAGGAAAGTTAACATATCTGTTATGGAAGGAAAAGATCTCATCTCAAAAGACAGATATGGAAAGTGCGGTCCATATGTTAAACTGCAATATGGAAAG AGAACAAGGACTGCTCATGCTTTGAATCCCGTCTGGAATCAGAAGTTTGAATTTGATGAGATTGGAGAAGGTGAATACCTGATGATAAAATGCTTCAATGAAGACACATTTGGCGATGACAACATTGGCAGCGCACGAGTTAATTTAGAGGGACTGGTTGAAGGGTTAGTCAGGGATGTGTGGATCCCCCTAGAAAAAGTGAATTCCGGAGAACTAAGGCTTCAAATAGAAGCAGTCAGAGTTGAAGGCTCTGACGGGTCAAGG GGTTCGGCAAAGGGTTCAGATAATGGCTGGGTTGAACTTGTTCTCATCGAAGGAAAAGACCTTATTGCTGCTGATATCAGAGGCACAAGTGATCCATATGTGAAGGTTCAATACGGGAActtgaagaaacaaacaaag GTTATGTACAAAACTCTGAATCCCCAATGGCATCAAACCTTGGAATTCCCCGATGACGGCAGCCCCCTTTTCTTGCATGTTAAAGACCACAATGCCTTGTTACCATCATCAAGTATAGGTGATTGCGTCGTGGAATATCAGAGATTGCTTCCAAACCAGACGGCAGACAAGTGGATCCCCCTTCAGAATGTAATAAGGGGGGAGATCCATGTTCAGGTCACGCGAAGAGTCCCGGGGTTGGAGAAAAGATCAAGTTTCGATTCTGAACCATCCATAAACAAAGCACACAAAATTTCCAGTGAG ATGAAACAAACGATGATGAAGTTTCAGTCTCTGATCGAGGACGGAAATATTGAAGGGCTCTCAACGGCTATGAGCGAGCTAGAAGCCCTAGAGGATACGCAAGAAGGGTACATGCTTCAGCTCGAGACCGAGCAAGTACTACTTCTTAACAAGATAAAGGAGCTTGGTCAGGAAATCCTGAACTCATCTCCTTCCAGTAGCAGAAGATCTTCCGGAATCTGA